One part of the Musa acuminata AAA Group cultivar baxijiao chromosome BXJ1-5, Cavendish_Baxijiao_AAA, whole genome shotgun sequence genome encodes these proteins:
- the LOC135673867 gene encoding probable serine/threonine-protein kinase PBL21 — MSCFACFCPCCRETSCRKKDSAGVQTNSGLLSDSSKSGNKISSLAADPGNCARSFAFRDLAIATQNFKEANLIGEGGFGRVYKGRLDSGQVVAIKQLNRDGLQGNNEFLVEVLMLIMLRHPNLVSLFGYCADGDERLLVYEYMPKGSLEDHLFNPSPVKPPLEWNTRMKIALGVARGLTYLHDVANPPVIYRDMKAANVLLSNDFDPKLSDFGLAKLGPVGDNTHVSTRVMGTYGYCAPDYAMTGKLTLKSDVYSFGVLLLELITGRRVFDSSKCGGEQNLIIWARPFLNDRRKFHQLADPFLQGHYSPRGFHQLVVIASMCLQEQPHVRPIIADVVVALNHVTSQPYITEPALLQSS, encoded by the exons ATGAGCTGCTTTGCTTGTTTTTGCCCTTGCTGTAGGGAGACGAGCTGCAGGAAAAAGGACAGCGCAGGCGTCCAGACCAACTCCGGATTGCTTAGCGATTCTTCCA AGAGCGGGAACAAGATTTCATCACTTGCTGCGGATCCGGGTAACTGCGCGCGGAGCTTTGCTTTCCGAGATCTCGCTATCGCCACTCAGAATTTTAAAGAAGCCAACTTGATCGGTGAAGGGGGCTTCGGAAGAGTATACAAAGGGCGGCTAGACTCCGGCCAG GTGGTGGCTATTAAGCAGCTAAACCGGGATGGGCTTCAGGGGAACAACGAATTCCTGGTCGAGGTTCTCATGCTGATCATGCTACGGCATCCGAATCTTGTGAGTTTGTTTGGATACTGCGCTGATGGAGATGagagactcttggtttatgaataCATGCCAAAGGGAAGCTTGGAAGATCACTTGTTTA atccaTCTCCTGTCAAACCACCGCTCGAATGGAACACACGAATGAAGATCGCTCTTGGTGTAGCCAGAGGGCTCACATATCTACATGATGTTGCAAATCCTCCTGTTATTTACCGAGACATGAAGGCTGCAAATGTATTGTTAAGCAATGACTTCGATCCAAAACTTTCTGATTTTGGACTTGCAAAACTTGGGCCTGTTGGTGACAACACACATGTTTCAACAAGGGTGATGGGAACTTATGGTTATTGTGCGCCTGACTATGCGATGACTGGTAAGCTGACACTGAAATCTGATGTATATAGTTTTGGTGTGCTTCTTTTGGAGCTGATCACTGGGCGAAGGGTCTTTGATTCTTCAAAATGTGGTGGTGAACAAAATCTAATAATTTGG GCAAGGCCATTTCTCAATGATAGGAGGAAGTTCCACCAGTTGGCCGATCCATTTCTTCAAGGCCACTACTCACCACGGGGCTTTCACCAGTTGGTTGTCATTGCCTCAATGTGTCTTCAAGAACAGCCCCACGTTCGGCCCATCATCGCCGATGTGGTTGTTGCCCTCAATCATGTGACGTCTCAGCCATATATCACTGAACCTGCTTTGCTTCAAAGTTCATGA